The following coding sequences lie in one Brevibacterium marinum genomic window:
- a CDS encoding ABC transporter substrate-binding protein: MKQKITGRAVTAAAIGVVGALTLAGCGGAGGSSSGGGNEEVNVLMVNNPQMQDLQKLTADHFTKETGITVNYTVLPENEVRAKIGQEFSAQAGNYDVASMSNYEVPTYAENGWLTPMDEGVADAEGFNQDDILEPMAESMTYDDHIYGEPFYGEGSFLMYRKDIFDKAGVSMPENPTWDEVADLAAKVDGAEKGTKGICLRGLPGWGEMFAPLTTVVNTFGGTWFDENWDAQVGAKEFKEATNFYVDLIKEHGESGAPQAGYTECLTNLQQGNVAMWYDSTAATGTLEADDSPVKDKIGYVAAPVKETKSSSWLYTWAWGIQDAGKNQDAAKQFVAWASSQDYEETVAEELGWQHVPAGKRASTYENPEYQKAAEPFYQQTEDAINSADPKNPGVQPRPTLGVQFVTIPEFASLATGISEDISSAIAGRTAVDKALEKGQKEAEKVGDKYKK, translated from the coding sequence ATGAAGCAGAAGATCACCGGCCGGGCTGTCACAGCGGCGGCCATCGGAGTGGTCGGAGCACTCACACTCGCAGGGTGTGGTGGCGCCGGGGGCAGCTCCAGCGGCGGGGGCAATGAAGAGGTCAATGTCCTCATGGTCAACAATCCGCAGATGCAGGACCTGCAGAAGCTCACAGCAGATCACTTCACGAAGGAGACCGGCATCACGGTCAACTACACGGTGCTGCCGGAGAACGAGGTCCGCGCCAAGATCGGTCAGGAGTTCTCGGCTCAGGCCGGCAACTACGATGTCGCGTCGATGTCGAACTATGAGGTGCCGACCTACGCCGAGAACGGATGGCTGACCCCGATGGACGAGGGAGTCGCCGATGCCGAAGGCTTCAACCAGGACGACATCCTCGAACCGATGGCCGAATCCATGACCTATGACGATCACATCTACGGCGAGCCGTTCTACGGGGAAGGCTCGTTCCTCATGTACCGGAAGGACATCTTCGACAAGGCGGGCGTGTCGATGCCGGAGAATCCGACGTGGGACGAAGTCGCCGACCTGGCGGCGAAGGTCGACGGTGCCGAGAAGGGGACCAAGGGCATCTGCCTGCGCGGGCTGCCCGGTTGGGGCGAGATGTTCGCGCCACTGACCACCGTGGTCAACACCTTCGGCGGCACCTGGTTCGACGAGAACTGGGACGCCCAGGTCGGCGCGAAGGAATTCAAAGAGGCCACGAACTTCTATGTCGACCTGATCAAGGAACACGGCGAATCGGGAGCCCCACAGGCCGGCTACACCGAGTGCCTGACCAACCTTCAGCAGGGCAACGTGGCGATGTGGTACGACTCGACCGCGGCGACGGGGACCCTCGAAGCCGATGACTCACCGGTCAAGGACAAGATCGGCTACGTCGCCGCTCCGGTGAAGGAGACGAAGTCGAGTTCGTGGCTCTACACCTGGGCATGGGGCATTCAGGACGCCGGCAAGAACCAGGATGCCGCGAAGCAGTTCGTCGCCTGGGCCTCCTCACAGGACTACGAGGAGACCGTTGCCGAGGAGCTGGGGTGGCAGCACGTGCCTGCGGGCAAGCGTGCCTCGACCTATGAGAACCCGGAGTACCAGAAGGCGGCGGAGCCCTTCTACCAGCAGACCGAGGATGCCATCAACTCGGCCGATCCGAAGAACCCCGGTGTGCAGCCGCGCCCGACCCTCGGCGTGCAGTTCGTGACCATCCCCGAGTTCGCATCTCTGGCGACGGGAATCTCCGAGGACATCAGCTCGGCGATTGCCGGACGCACCGCGGTGGACAAGGCCCTCGAGAAGGGTCAGAAGGAAGCGGAGAAGGTCGGAGACAAGTACAAGAAGTGA